Proteins from a single region of Nomascus leucogenys isolate Asia chromosome 2, Asia_NLE_v1, whole genome shotgun sequence:
- the NMUR2 gene encoding neuromedin-U receptor 2 → MSGMEKLQNASWIYQQKLEDPFQKHLNSTEEYLAFLCGPRRSHFFLPVSVVYVPIFVVGVIGNVLVCLVILQHQAMKTPTNYYLFSLAVSDLLVLLLGMPLEVYEMWRNYPFLFGPVGCYFKTALFETVCFASILSITTVSMERYVAILHPFRAKLESTRRRALRILGIVWGFSVLFSLPNTSIHGIKFHYFPNGSLVPGSATCTVIKPMWIYSFIIQVTSFLFYLLPMTVISVLYYLMALRLKKDKSLEADEGNANIQKPCRKSVNKMLFVLVLVFAICWAPFHIDRLFFSFVEEWTESLAAVFNLIHVVSGVFFYLSSAVNPIIYNLLSRRFQAAFQNVISSFHKQWHSQHDPQLPPAQRNIFLTQCHSVELTEDTGPQFPCQSSVHNSHLSTALSSEQMS, encoded by the exons ATGTCAGGGATGGAAAAACTTCAGAATGCTTCCTGGATCTACCAGCAGAAACTAGAAGATCCATTCCAGAAACACCTGAACAGCACCGAGGAGTATCTGGCCTTCCTCTGCGGACCTCGGCGCAGCCACTTCTTCCTCCCCGTGTCTGTGGTGTATGTGCCAATTTTTGTTGTAGGGGTCATTGGCAATGTCCTGGTGTGCCTGGTGATTCTGCAGCACCAGGCTATGAAGACGCCCACCAACTACTACCTCTTCAGCCTGGCGGTCTCTGACCTCCTGGTCCTGCTCCTTGGAATGCCCCTGGAGGTCTATGAGATGTGGCGCAACTACCCCTTCTTGTTCGGGCCCGTGGGCTGCTACTTCAAGACAGCCCTCTTTGAGACCGTGTGCTTCGCCTCCATCCTCAGCATCACCACCGTCAGcatggagcgctacgtggccatCCTACACCCGTTCCGCGCCAAGCTGGAGAGCACCCGGCGCCGGGCCCTCAGGATCCTCGGCATCGTCTGGGGCTTCTCCGTGCTCTTCTCCCTGCCCAACACCAGCATCCACGGCATCAAGTTCCACTACTTCCCCAATGGGTCCCTGGTCCCAGGTTCGGCCACCTGTACGGTCATCAAGCCCATGTGGATCTACAGTTTCATCATCCAGGTCACCTCCTTCCTATTCTACCTCCTCCCCATGACTGTCATCAGTGTCCTCTACTACCTCATGGCACTCAGA CTAAAGAAAGACAAATCTCTTGAGGCAGATGAAGggaatgcaaatattcaaaaaccCTGCAGAAAATCAGTCAACAAGATGCTGT TTGTCTTGGTCTTAGTGTTTGCTATCTGTTGGGCCCCGTTCCACATTGACCGACTCTTCTTCAGCTTTGTGGAGGAGTGGACTGAATCCCTGGCTGCTGTGTTCAACCTCATCCATGTGGTGTCAG GTGTCTTCTTCTACCTGAGCTCAGCTGTCAACCCCATTATCTATAACCTACTGTCTCGCCGCTTCCAGGCAGCATTCCAGAATGTGATCTCTTCTTTCCACAAACAGTGGCACTCCCAGCATGACCCACAGTTGCCACCTGCCCAGCGGAACATCTTCCTGACACAATGCCACTCTGTGGAGCTGACCGAAGATACAGGTCCCCAGTTCCCATGTCAGTCATCCGTGCACAACTCTCACCTCTCAACAGCCCTCTCTAGTGAACAGATGTCATGA